In Glandiceps talaboti chromosome 4, keGlaTala1.1, whole genome shotgun sequence, a single window of DNA contains:
- the LOC144434068 gene encoding methenyltetrahydrofolate synthase domain-containing protein-like: MANDITKASIRLKIWDYLEANNLANFPRPVHHRIPNFKGAAAANDRLKELDVFRLARTVKINPDKPQEHARFLTLEANKTLLVPTPRLRNGLFNKIIPPKGANKDMLRKCSTSQGVKEFSVPIGLDDPIRVDVVIVGSVAVSTKGYRIGKGEGFADMEYAMMKTMGAVNDNTVVISTVHDCQVMDIPGELFDDHDLSVDYILTPTRTIKCDGNLTQPSGIIWSMLTKEKFEKIPVLKNLRYREKKAGKDVRLKYEIESGESEKNGTESSHQTSRQTSKTDPKTKGERSDDDQTSRQSSTTESKARDSKGKNSDSRSNSSKRTMAIFVGGISRDVRVSEFKTTIREHNVFPIKVVWHGGRGFAFLHFTESDKADEAVVIVNTLTVQGSNLRAEMAK, encoded by the exons ATGGCTAACG aCATCACCAAAGCAAGTATTCGACTGAAAATATGGGACTATCTGGAGGCTAATAATTTAGCCAACTTTCCAAGACCAGTTCATCATAGGATACCAAACTTTAAG GGTGCTGCAGCAGCCAATGATAGACTCAAAGAGTTAGATGTATTCCGTTTAGCAAGAACTGTCAAGATCAACCCAGATAAACCTCAAGAACATGCCAGATTTCTAACACTGGAG GCTAATAAAACTCTGCTGGTGCCAACTCCCAGGCTAAGGAACGGTTTATTCAACAAAATCATACCCCCTAAAGGTGCAAATAAAGACATGTTACGCAAGTGTTCCACATCGCAA GGGGTAAAAGAGTTCAGTGTTCCCATTGGCCTAGATGATCCAATCAGAGTTGATGTTGTAATTGTTGGATCAGTTGCTGTGTCAACTAAAG GCTATCGTATTGGCAAAGGTGAAGGTTTCGCTGATATGGAGTATGCAATGATGAAAACTATGGGTGCTGTCAATGATAACACTGTAGTCATATCTACTGTACATGATTGTCAAGTTATGGATATACCAGGTGAACTATTTGATGACCACGATCTATCTGTAGATTACATTCTAACTCCAACCAGGACTATCAAATGTGACGGTAATCTCACACAGCCTTCAGGAATCATATGGTCTATGCTTACCAAGGAGAAGTTTGAGAAGATACCAGTCTTGAAGAATCTAAGATACCGAGAAAAGAAAGCTGGCAAAGATGTGagattaaaatatgaaattgagTCTGGAGAAAGTGAGAAAAATGGTACAGAATCATCACATCAGACATCAAGACAAACTTCTAAGACTGATCCAAAAACTAAAGGAGAAAGATCAGATGACGATCAGACATCTAGGCAAAGTTCTACTACAGAATCCAAGGCTAGAGACTCTAAAGGAAAAAATTCTGACTCGAGATCAAATTCTTCAAAAAGAACAATGGCCATATTTGTTGGTGGTATATCTCGTGATGTCAGAGTCAGTGAATTTAAGACAACAATAAGAGAACACAATGTGTTTCCTATTAAAGTTGTCTGGCATGGTGGAAGGGGATTTGCCTTTCTACATTTCACTGAGAGTGATAAAGCTGATGAAGCTGTTGTGATTGTTAATACACTGACTGTTCAGGGGAGTAACTTGAGAGCAGAAATGgcaaaataa